One part of the Ursus arctos isolate Adak ecotype North America unplaced genomic scaffold, UrsArc2.0 scaffold_14, whole genome shotgun sequence genome encodes these proteins:
- the WDR6 gene encoding WD repeat-containing protein 6, giving the protein MDAHEDYVWPRATSELILLPVTGLECVGDRLLAGEGPDVLVYSLDFGGHLRMMKRVQNVLGHYLIHGFRVRPEPNGDLDSEAMVAVFGSKGLRIVKISWGQGRFRELWRSGLWNMSDWIWDARWLEGNVALALGHNSVVLYDPVVGCMLQEVPCTDRCTLSSACLIGDTWKELTIVAGAVSNQLLVWYPAAALIDNKPVAPDRRVSGHVGVIFSMSYLESKGLLATASEDRSVRIWKVGDLRVPGGRVQNIGHCFGHSARVWQVKLLENYLISAGEDCVCLVWSHEGEILQAFRGHQGRGIRAVAAHERQAWVVTGGDDSGIRLWHLVGRGYPGSGVSALCFKSRSRPGTLKAVTLAGSWRLLAMTDTGALYLYDLEVKCWEQLLEDKRFQSYCLLEAAPGPEGFGLCAMANGEGRVKVVPINTPTAAVDLTLFRGKVHSLSWALRGYEELLLLASGPGGVVACLEISAAPSGKAIFVKERCRYLLPPSKQRWHTCSAFLPPGDFLVCGDRRGSVLLFPSRPALLKDLGLGGKAGAIAGALEAGSGSGGSETASTEWGPVSTLPSLHGKQGVTSVTCHGGYVYTTGRDGAYYQLFVRGGQLQPVLRQKSCRGMNWVAGLRMVADGSMVILGFHANEFVVWSPRSHEKLHIVNCGGGHRSWAFSDTEAAMAFAYLKDGDVMLYRALGGCTRPHVILRESLHGREITCVKRVGTITLGPEFEVPSFMQPDHLEPGSEGPGLIDIVITCSEDTTVCVLALPTVTGSAHALTAVCNHISSVRALAVWGIGTPGGPQDPRPGLTAHVVSAGGRAEMHCFSLMVTLDPSTPSRLACHVMHLSSHRLDEYWDRQRNRHRMVKVDPETRYMSLAVCELDRPGLGPLVAAACSDGAVRLFLLQDSGRRLQLLAETFHHKRCVLKVHSFTHEAPNQRRRLFLCSAATDGSLAFWDLTTVLDHGSTALEPPTDPGLPYRLGTPCLTLQAHSCGVNSLHTLPTREGHLVASGSEDGSLHVFVLAVETPELEEAMGGAELVPQLHALEEYSVPCAHAAHVTGLRILSPSLMVSASIDQRLTFWRLGHGEPTFMNSTVYHVPDVADMDCWPVSPEFGHRCALGGQGLEVYNWYD; this is encoded by the exons ATGGACGCTCACGAGGACTACGTTTGGCCGCGGGCAACCTCGGAGCTCATACTCCTCCCGGTCACGGGTCTGGAGTGCGTGGGGGATCGGCTGTTGGCGG GCGAGGGGCCGGATGTCCTGGTGTACAGCCTCGATTTTGGTGGCCATCTGCGGATGATGAAGCGTGTGCAGAACGTGCTCGGCCACTATCTTATCCATGGGTTCCGGGTGCGACCAGAACCAAATGGAGACCTTGACTCGGAGGCTATGGTGGCTGTGTTTGGGAGCAAGGGACTCCGAATTGTGAAAATTAGCTGGGGACAGGGCCGCTTCCGGGAGCTCTGGCGCTCTGGCCTGTGGAACATGTCTGACTGGATCTGGGATGCACGTTGGCTTGAGGGCAATgtggccctggccctgggccaTAACTCGGTAGTGCTGTACGACCCTGTGGTAGGGTGCATGCTGCAggaggtgccctgcacagacaggtgcaccctctcctcagcctgtCTGATCGGAGATACCTGGAAGGAGCTGACCATAGTGGCAGGTGCAGTTTCCAATCAGCTCCTCGTCTGGTACCCAGCGGCCGCTTTAATAGACAATAAGCCTGTGGCCCCTGACCGTCGAGTCAGTGGGCACGTGGGTGTCATCTTCAGCATGTCGTACCTGGAAAGCAAGGGCTTGTTGGCCACAGCTTCAGAGGACCGAAGTGTCCGCATCTGGAAGGTGGGTGACCTGCGGGTGCCTGGGGGTCGGGTACAGAATATTGGGCACTGCTTTGGGCATAGTGCCCGGGTGTGGCAGGTCAAGCTCCTAGAGAATTACCTTATCAGTGCAGGAGAGGACTGTGTGTGCTTGGTATGGAGCCACGAAGGTGAGATTCTTCAGGCCTTTCGGGGCcaccagggtcgtgggatccggGCTGTAGCTGCCCATGAGAGGCAGGCCTGGGTGGTCACTGGGGGCGATGACTCAGGCATCCGGCTGTGGCACCTGGTGGGGCGTGGGTACCCGGGTTCAGGGGTCTCAGCTCTCTGCTTCAAGTCTCGTAGCAGGCCAGGTACCCTCAAGGCTGTGACACTGGCTGGCTCCTGGCGACTGCTGGCAATGACTGATACAGGGGCTCTGTATCTCTACGACCTTGAGGTCAAGTGCTGGGAGCAGCTGCTGGAGGACAAGCGCTTCCAGTCCTACTGCCTCCTGGAGGCAGCCCCTGGTCCTGAGGGTTTCGGACTTTGTGCCATGGCCAATGGGGAGGGTCGTGTCAAGGTTGTCCCCATCAACACACCAACTGCAGCCGTGGACTTGACCCTGTTCCGTGGAAAAGTGCATAGTCTGAGCTGGGCCCTGCGTGGCTATGAGGAACTCCTGTTGCTGGCATCGGGCCCTGGCGGTGTGGTGGCTTGCCTGGAAATCTCAGCTGCGCCCTCCGGCAAAGCCATCTTTGTAAAGGAACGTTGCCGGTATCTGCTGCCTCCCAGCAAGCAGAGATGGCACACGTGCAGTGCCTTCTTACCCCCTGGTGACTTCCTGGTGTGTGGGGACCGCCGGGGCTCTGTGTTGCTGTTTCCCTCCAGACCAGCTCTGCTGAAGGATCTTGGGCTTGGGGGCAAGGCCGGAGCTATTGCTGGAGCACTTGAAGCAGGGAGTGGCAGTGGTGGGAGTGAGACTGCCTCGACTGAGTGGGGCCCTGTGTCCACCCTCCCTTCTCTGCATGGGAAGCAGGGTGTGACGTCAGTCACCTGCCATGGTGGCTACGTGTATACCACAGGGCGCGATGGCGCCTACTACCAGCTCTTTGTGCGAGGTGGCCAACTGCAGCCCGTCCTAAGGCAAAAGTCCTGTCGAGGCATGAACTGGGTGGCTGGGCTCCGCATGGTGGCCGACGGGAGTATGGTCATCCTGGGCTTCCATGCCAATGAGTTTGTGGTGTGGAGTCCCCGGTCACATGAAAAGCTGCACATCGTCAACTGTGGTGGAGGGCACCGCTCCTGGGCCTTCTCTGATACCGAGGCGGCTATGGCCTTTGCCTACCTCAAGGATGGGGATGTCATGCTCTACCGGGCTCTGGGTGGCTGCACCCGGCCACATGTGATTCTCCGCGAGAGCCTGCATGGCCGTGAGATCACTTGCGTGAAGCGTGTGGGCACCATCACTCTGGGGCCTGAATTTGAGGTGCCCAGCTTCATGCAGCCCGACCACCTGGAGCCTGGCAGCGAGGGGCCGGGCCTGATTGACATCGTGATCACGTGCAGCGAGGACACTACCGTCTGCGTCCTGGCGCTCCCCACAGTCACCGGCTCGGCCCATGCGCTTACAGCGGTTTGTAATCATATCTCCTCCGTGCGTGCCCTGGCTGTGTGGGGCATCGGTACCCCAGGTGGCCCTCAGGATCCTCGGCCAGGCCTGACTGCTCATGTCGTGTCTGCGGGGGGCCGGGCTGAGATGCACTGTTTCAGCCTCATGGTCACCCTGGACCCCAGCACCCCAAGCCGCCTCGCCTGCCATGTCATGCACCTTTCGTCCCACCGGCTAGATGAGTACTGGGACCGGCAGCGCAATCGGCACCGGATGGTCAAGGTGGACCCAGAGACCAG GTACATGTCCCTAGCTGTGTGTGAGCTCGACCGGCCTGGCCTTGGCCCCCTTGTGGCTGCAGCCTGCAGTGATGGAGCAGTGAG GCTCTTCCTTTTGCAGGACTCGGGGCGGCGGCTGCAGCTCCTGGCTGAAACCTTCCACCACAAGCGGTgtgtcctcaaggtccattccTTTACCCATGAGGCACCCAACCAGCGGCG GAGGCTGTTCCTGTGCAGTGCAGCCACTGACGGCAGCCTGGCCTTTTGGGATCTCACTACCGTGCTGGACCATGGCTCCACTGCCCTGGAACCTCCAACAGACCCTGGGCTTCCCTACC GGCTGGGGACCCCGTGCCTGACCCTCCAGGCTCATAGCTGTGGTGTCAACAGCCTGCACACCTTGCCCACACGTGAGGGCCATCTCGTGGCCAGTGGTAGTGAGGACGGCTCCCTCCATGTCTTTGTGCTGGCTGTGGAGACCCCGGAGCTGGAAGAGGCCATGGGGGGTGCTGAGCTGGTGCCCCAGCTGCATGCGCTAGAGGAATACTCCGTCCCCTGTGCGCATGCTGCCCATGTGACAGGCCTCAGGATCCTAAGCCCGAGCCTCATGGTCTCAGCCTCCATCGACCAGCGGCTGACCTTCTGGCGTCTGGGGCATGGTGAGCCCACTTTCATGAACAGTACCGTGTACCATGTCCCCGACGTGGCTGACATGGACTGCTGGCCTGTAAGCCCTGAGTTTGGCCACCGCTGTGCTCTTGGGGGCCAGGGGCTTGAGGTGTACAACTGGTATGATTAA